The following coding sequences are from one Caminibacter pacificus window:
- a CDS encoding glycerol-3-phosphate dehydrogenase/oxidase, with product MYDVIIIGGGATGSGIALDASLRGLKVLLVEAHDFAEGTSSRSTKLAHGGVRYLEAAVKHLDKSQYALVKEGLLERFKILKNAPHLSGKLSLITPLYQYFEIPYIYSGLILYDLLSGRYSIGKSKFLPPQKTIKEAPSVKKANLKGSVKYYDGRFNDARMVIALLKSAQKLGAKLKNHTEFKEFIFENGKITGIKAYDKIKKETLTFKAKCVINATGPFSDFIRKKADPDIEEIMRPSRGIHIVIEKKYLPTNNGLLIPKTDDGRVVFILPYKDKCLVGTTDVEAKTEIHPKVTDEEIEYLLRQVNRYFDTDLKKENILSSFAGIRPLVNKNPNAPTAKLTREHIIEKLPCNLVTITGGKWTTYRRMAEETVDFIVKNFDFQKPLKKCLTNNYRVFGSENYEKTKKLIDFSNPLEKHLFSLYGDQCIEIINSIQKPDFISEKYFITKKELLYTLKNEWVKKPLDFIVRRTQIALIDRKEAKNMLQKTTEIMGEFLGWDENEIYEEYTEALEILNGDI from the coding sequence ATGTATGATGTTATTATTATCGGAGGAGGCGCTACAGGCAGCGGCATAGCCCTTGACGCCTCTCTTAGAGGATTAAAAGTACTTTTGGTTGAAGCACATGACTTTGCCGAAGGCACAAGCTCAAGAAGCACAAAACTCGCCCACGGAGGAGTGAGATATTTAGAAGCCGCTGTAAAACACCTCGACAAATCCCAATACGCTCTTGTAAAAGAAGGCTTGCTCGAGAGATTCAAGATACTAAAAAACGCACCTCATCTAAGCGGAAAACTATCCCTAATCACACCTTTATATCAATATTTCGAAATTCCTTATATTTATTCGGGGCTCATACTCTACGACCTGCTCTCAGGCAGATATTCTATAGGCAAAAGCAAATTTTTACCACCACAAAAAACTATAAAAGAAGCCCCAAGCGTAAAAAAAGCGAATCTAAAAGGCTCGGTAAAATATTATGACGGCAGATTTAATGACGCAAGAATGGTAATAGCTCTTTTAAAAAGCGCTCAAAAACTCGGAGCCAAATTGAAAAATCATACGGAATTTAAAGAATTTATATTTGAAAACGGAAAAATCACCGGAATAAAAGCATATGATAAAATCAAAAAAGAAACCCTTACTTTTAAAGCAAAATGCGTAATAAACGCCACAGGTCCTTTTAGCGATTTCATAAGAAAAAAAGCCGACCCAGATATTGAGGAAATTATGAGACCAAGCCGCGGAATACATATCGTAATAGAGAAAAAATATTTGCCTACAAATAACGGACTTTTAATCCCAAAAACAGATGACGGAAGAGTCGTTTTCATACTTCCTTACAAAGACAAATGTCTCGTAGGTACCACGGACGTAGAAGCAAAAACGGAAATTCATCCGAAAGTCACCGACGAAGAGATAGAATATCTCCTAAGACAGGTAAATAGATATTTTGATACCGACCTAAAAAAAGAGAATATTTTAAGCTCGTTTGCCGGAATAAGACCTCTTGTAAACAAAAACCCAAACGCCCCTACGGCAAAACTGACAAGAGAGCATATTATCGAAAAACTTCCTTGCAATCTTGTAACGATTACCGGCGGAAAATGGACTACATACAGAAGAATGGCCGAAGAAACGGTCGATTTTATTGTGAAAAATTTCGATTTTCAAAAACCTCTAAAAAAATGCCTGACAAACAACTACCGTGTATTCGGAAGTGAAAATTATGAAAAAACAAAAAAATTAATAGATTTTTCCAATCCGCTTGAAAAACATCTTTTCAGCCTCTACGGAGACCAATGTATAGAAATTATAAATTCGATTCAAAAACCGGATTTTATCAGCGAAAAATATTTTATCACCAAAAAAGAACTACTCTACACCCTAAAAAACGAATGGGTAAAAAAACCTCTCGATTTTATAGTAAGAAGAACCCAAATAGCACTTATCGACAGAAAAGAAGCAAAAAATATGCTTCAAAAAACAACAGAAATTATGGGGGAATTTTTAGGCTGGGACGAAAACGAAATTTATGAAGAGTATACGGAAGCTTTGGAAATTTTAAACGGAGACATTTAA